The Novosphingobium terrae genome segment GCCTGATCGAGACTGCTCAGGGGCGAGAGGTTTCCGCTAAGGCCAAGCGTATCAACCGCTTCGTAGACCTTGGCATCAAGATTGGTGTCAGGATCGGGCATCGTCTTCAAGCTCCTAAGCGGCACACGTGAGGTTCCGCACTCTTTCAACTTACCCGGTCAGACCTATTGGGCCGTGAAACGGGGCCTAGCTGATCGCGCAGGGAGCGCGCATGCAAAGGATTAACGATAAAAGTCCCTAGTGTTGGTGGAGGCGAGATTGCCGCTGGATGTGGCGAAAGACGGGGCGTTTGGCGTTGGCGGCGCGCCAGCCGCATCAGGCGTGGAGGCCGCGCTGATGGCGGGCGTTGAGGCAGGCGGTTGCGTGCTTGCCGTGGGCGGTGGCGCCTTGCGATGCAGAGGCGATGCGGGAGCAGAAGGAGCCGGATCAGCCTGATTGCCTGGCGTGGCCGGAAGAATGGCGGGGATGGGGGCGATGGCCTCCGCCGGGGCAGGGGGGCCGCCCATGGCGCGATAGATGTCGATGGTGGCGTTCATGCGGTCACGCCGGGCCTCGATCAGGGCGCGGCGGCTGGCGATTTCATTGGCGCGGGCGTCGGTCACCACATTGATCGGCACCTCGCCTTCCAGATAGGCGGCCTGCGCCACGCGGGCCGAGCGGCCCACCGCATCGATCGAGAGCAGCCACAGTTTTTCGCGCGCCTGCGCCGAGGATTGCGCGGCAAGACCGCTGACAGCCTCACGCAGACCGTTAAGCTGGGTTTTACGATAGGCGGCCAGCGCATCGTCGGTGATGGCGGCGGCCTCCTGATTGCGGGCGGTGATCGCGCCGCCCTGGAACAGCGCGGCAAACAGCGTGCCGCCCGCGCTCGCCAGCGCCGCAAAGCCGCCGCCCGTGGCGATGCCGATCACGCCGCTGGCGCTCAGCTTGACGCTGGGCAGGCGTGAGGCGCGCACCGATTTCTGGTCATAGCGGGCGCCTTCCAGCCGGTCGGCGGCGGCAAGGACATCCGGGCGTCGGGCGAGCAGGTCGCTGGGCTGGACCTCACCCAGCGAAGGCAGGGCCATGCTGTTGAAAGCCTGAGGCGAAAGCTGCATCTGCCCCGGCTCCTGATTGACCAGCACGGCAAGGCTGGCCAGCACCTCCTGCCGGTTCTCCCGCAGCACTTCGAGCTGGGCGAGCAGGCTGGCCTGTTGTTGCACCACCAGGCCGGATTCGAAGGCGCCGGATTCATGCTCGGCGGTGCGGATGGCGATCAGGCGGGCGAGATTGTCGACCATGCCCTTTTGCGTGCTGAGCGTCGCCAGTTCGGCATCGATGGCGGAAATGGCGATATAGGCCCGCGCGATCTCCGAGGAGAGCGAGAGGCGCAGCGCGGCCAGATCCTGCTGGCTGGCCTTGAAGCGCGATCTTTCGCCGCGACGGGCAGCGCGGTTGGCACCGAACAGGTCGAGGTCGTAACCGATGTCGATCTCGGCGCTGGGCAGCAGGCCCGATTGCAGGATGTCGCCCACGACCGTGGTGTTCTTGGTGCCGTTGGCCGAGGCCGAGACATAGGGGAAGAATTTGGAGCTGGCCGCCTTCAGCCGCGCGCGGGCGACGGCGAGGCGGGCCTTGGCACTGGCCATGTCTTGATTGGCGGCGAGGCCTTGCGCGATCAGCGATGACAGTTCGGGCGAGGCGAAACCGGCCCAGAATTCGGCATCGGCGGAGGGCAGGGCAATGAAGCCGGGCTGAGGAGGGCAGTCCTGGGTACAGGGGGGCGGGGTCTTGGCATGTCTGGCCAAGACCGGCTGCGGTGCGGCGCATGCCAGAGCGGTGGCGCCCAGAGCGTAAGCCCAGTGCCCGTTGCGGTGTCTCAAGGTTTGGAAAAAAGAAACCATAAGCGGCTTTTAACCACGAAGCCGATACGATCCGGCAAATGGGCTCTGCGGGGAAATGCTGAGGGGAAATTTCTTAATTAACCGGTCGTTTTCTATTCTTATCCCTGTTTTTTCACGACTTGGCGCATTGGGAGTATTTTCAAGCCTTTACAGACAGGCTTGATCCAGATCGTCATGCAAGGGCAGCTGCATCGGCATGCCGTAATAATAACCCTGCGCCTCATCGCAGCCTTCCTGAGCCAGCAGGGCGACATGCTCGGCGGTTTCCACGCCCTCGGCCAGCACGGGGATGCCCAGATTGCGGCCCAGGCTCGCCACGGCGCGGATGATCATCACCGCCTGATGGCTGGTCGAGGATTGCAGCAGGAACGACTTGTCGATCTTGATCTTGTCGAAGGGGAAGGCATGCAGCGTGTCGAGCGAGGAATAGCCCGTGCCGAAATCATCCATCGCGATGGAGATGCCCAAAGCCTTGATCTGGCGCAGCACATGGAGCGCCCGGGCCTTGTCGGCGATGATCGCGCTTTCGGTGATTTCCAGCACCAGACGCCTTGCGGGCAAGCCGCTGTCGATCAGCACCTGCGCGACATGGCGTACCAGATCGGGCTGCATCAGCTGGATCGCCGAAAGGTTAACCGCGACGGTAAGATCATCGGGCCATGCTGCGGCATCGCTGCAGGCGCGGCGCAGCACCCATTGACCGATGGCGAGGATCTCGCCGGTTTCCTCGGCCACCGGGATGAAGACATCGGGCGAGACCACGCCGAGCTTGCTGTGGTTCCAGCGGATCAGCGCTTCATAGCCGGTGAGGTCGCCGCTCGCGACGCGATGCTGGGGCTGGTAGAGCAAATGGAACTCGTCACGCACGATGGCCATGCGCAGATCGGCGGCGATCTGGCGGCGGGTGCGGGCGGCGCGGTCCATGCCGCTTT includes the following:
- a CDS encoding TolC family protein, whose product is MVSFFQTLRHRNGHWAYALGATALACAAPQPVLARHAKTPPPCTQDCPPQPGFIALPSADAEFWAGFASPELSSLIAQGLAANQDMASAKARLAVARARLKAASSKFFPYVSASANGTKNTTVVGDILQSGLLPSAEIDIGYDLDLFGANRAARRGERSRFKASQQDLAALRLSLSSEIARAYIAISAIDAELATLSTQKGMVDNLARLIAIRTAEHESGAFESGLVVQQQASLLAQLEVLRENRQEVLASLAVLVNQEPGQMQLSPQAFNSMALPSLGEVQPSDLLARRPDVLAAADRLEGARYDQKSVRASRLPSVKLSASGVIGIATGGGFAALASAGGTLFAALFQGGAITARNQEAAAITDDALAAYRKTQLNGLREAVSGLAAQSSAQAREKLWLLSIDAVGRSARVAQAAYLEGEVPINVVTDARANEIASRRALIEARRDRMNATIDIYRAMGGPPAPAEAIAPIPAILPATPGNQADPAPSAPASPLHRKAPPPTASTQPPASTPAISAASTPDAAGAPPTPNAPSFATSSGNLASTNTRDFYR